One window from the genome of Micromonospora aurantiaca ATCC 27029 encodes:
- a CDS encoding HAD-IA family hydrolase — protein sequence MSRPSSTVEVTPPSPARGPIRAVVFDLDGVIVDSSAVMREAFSIAYAEVVGDGPAPFEEYNRHMGRYFPDIMRLMGLPLEMEEPFVRESYRMAHLVPLFPGVRETLETLHSRGIRMGIATGKAGPRARSLLDQLGVLGLFGQVIGSDEVARPKPAPDIVLQALRNLDVPPHEAMMVGDAVIDLLSGRDAGATAVATTWHGGDIAALLAAGPDLVVHAPAELLAHCPAALVH from the coding sequence ATGAGCCGTCCATCGTCCACAGTCGAGGTGACCCCGCCGTCGCCGGCGCGCGGCCCGATCCGCGCGGTCGTGTTCGACCTCGACGGCGTCATCGTCGACAGTTCGGCCGTCATGCGTGAGGCGTTCAGCATCGCGTACGCCGAGGTGGTGGGCGACGGGCCGGCACCGTTCGAGGAGTACAACCGGCACATGGGCCGGTACTTCCCGGACATCATGCGCCTGATGGGGCTGCCCCTGGAGATGGAGGAGCCGTTCGTCCGCGAGAGTTACCGGATGGCCCACCTCGTGCCGCTCTTCCCCGGCGTCCGGGAGACCCTGGAGACCCTGCACTCGCGTGGCATCCGAATGGGGATCGCCACCGGCAAGGCCGGCCCGCGGGCCCGCTCCCTGCTCGACCAGCTCGGCGTGCTGGGCCTGTTCGGCCAGGTGATCGGCTCCGACGAGGTGGCCCGTCCCAAGCCTGCCCCGGACATCGTGCTCCAGGCACTGCGCAACCTCGACGTGCCGCCGCACGAGGCCATGATGGTTGGCGACGCGGTGATCGACCTGCTCAGCGGCCGGGACGCCGGGGCGACGGCCGTCGCCACGACGTGGCACGGCGGGGACATCGCGGCGCTGCTCGCCGCCGGCCCCGACCTGGTCGTGCACGCCCCGGCGGAGTTGCTGGCGCACTGCCCGGCGGCCCTCGTCCACTGA